Proteins encoded in a region of the Nitrospira sp. genome:
- a CDS encoding histidine kinase yields MNQTNHTTILVAITDLFFYTKVRDALRQPEYQLEKARTQQDIVDKAVSASPRVILFNMNDLTLDAFQALEKLKADPRLKSIPTLAFANHEEVDTWNRAKALGVTKVVSRNEFSARTRELVEEILTSGVRSKA; encoded by the coding sequence ATGAACCAGACAAACCACACAACCATCCTGGTCGCCATTACAGATCTTTTCTTCTACACCAAAGTCAGAGACGCATTACGTCAACCGGAATACCAGCTTGAAAAAGCACGTACACAACAGGATATTGTCGATAAGGCCGTATCGGCCAGCCCAAGGGTAATCCTCTTCAATATGAACGACCTCACCCTTGATGCCTTTCAAGCGTTGGAGAAACTGAAAGCCGATCCACGATTGAAGAGCATTCCGACACTGGCCTTTGCCAATCATGAAGAAGTGGATACTTGGAACCGTGCGAAAGCACTGGGAGTGACGAAAGTAGTCTCCCGTAATGAGTTTTCAGCCCGCACGAGGGAACTGGTGGAAGAAATACTCACGTCCGGCGTAAGGAGCAAGGCGTGA
- a CDS encoding OsmC family protein produces the protein MIRADSQLAKFHTQFTNGEHVSVSDTTHDKGGGGRGFRPHELLEAALANCMNMTVRMAAEKHAIPLSGVSVAVSLNRNTPDGPLCEYSVELPDGLSETDKTLLLSAVERCPVRTTLSKPFRFKLCGQ, from the coding sequence ATGATTCGTGCAGACAGCCAACTTGCAAAATTTCACACACAGTTCACAAACGGAGAACACGTTTCGGTATCAGATACAACACATGATAAGGGCGGCGGGGGTCGTGGATTCCGTCCTCACGAACTACTCGAAGCCGCTTTGGCGAATTGCATGAACATGACCGTACGCATGGCTGCTGAGAAACATGCCATTCCGCTTTCCGGCGTATCAGTCGCCGTCTCGCTCAACCGCAATACCCCTGATGGTCCGTTGTGCGAATACAGCGTGGAGCTTCCAGACGGATTATCTGAGACAGACAAGACTCTGCTCCTGTCAGCAGTAGAAAGATGTCCCGTTCGCACCACGTTATCTAAACCGTTCCGGTTCAAGCTTTGTGGGCAATGA
- a CDS encoding efflux RND transporter periplasmic adaptor subunit, whose translation MMKALNRKRIAVLAILLCLLYLGYRIYDSRSDAAGLREATLEGAIATVAVVSPKAMPATESITLPSTIEGWYEAPTYARVTGYVHMWYKKYGDWVKKGDVLAEISTPDLDAEYRQAIKDLESERAKYRLASVTAKRWVALRPNHAVSEQSITVKEQELKAQAAVVEGAEQQVKNIEAFIGFKTIIAPFDGVVIQRNINVGDLVSKEGNLSTPNAKSNLFTVAVVDRLRLFVNVPEFFGPFLHPGLTADVTVPQLPNRHWTAKFLTVARGFDIATRTATTVFTIDNKDHALWPGSYAEVHLTTSVDRQAFIISTSALVYQEQAMQVAVVTEDNHVHFKPITVTQLMDNVVEVAQGLSASDRVVNNPNATLLEGDVVRIVTPRPGYDLVTTEESEPKTASSR comes from the coding sequence ATGATGAAGGCACTCAACAGAAAGCGCATTGCGGTGTTGGCAATCTTGTTATGTCTGCTCTATCTCGGCTATCGGATTTATGACAGCAGAAGCGATGCCGCGGGGCTCCGTGAAGCGACGCTCGAAGGCGCCATTGCCACGGTGGCCGTTGTCTCTCCCAAGGCGATGCCGGCGACCGAGAGTATCACGCTTCCCAGCACTATTGAGGGCTGGTATGAAGCGCCGACCTACGCGCGAGTCACGGGTTACGTGCACATGTGGTACAAGAAATACGGAGACTGGGTGAAAAAAGGCGACGTCCTCGCCGAAATCAGCACGCCGGATCTCGACGCCGAATATCGGCAGGCCATAAAGGATCTTGAATCGGAACGCGCCAAGTATCGGCTCGCCTCTGTGACCGCGAAACGTTGGGTTGCCCTCCGCCCCAATCATGCGGTCTCTGAGCAGTCGATCACGGTGAAAGAACAAGAACTGAAAGCCCAGGCTGCGGTCGTCGAGGGCGCGGAACAACAGGTCAAGAACATCGAGGCGTTCATTGGGTTCAAAACAATCATCGCCCCCTTTGACGGGGTGGTGATTCAGCGCAACATCAATGTCGGTGATTTGGTCAGTAAGGAAGGCAATCTCAGCACCCCCAATGCAAAAAGTAATCTGTTTACGGTGGCCGTCGTCGATCGGTTGCGTCTCTTTGTCAATGTACCGGAGTTCTTCGGCCCCTTCCTTCACCCAGGCTTGACGGCCGACGTCACCGTGCCGCAATTGCCCAATCGCCATTGGACCGCCAAGTTCCTCACGGTCGCCCGTGGATTTGACATCGCTACGCGGACGGCGACCACGGTCTTCACGATCGACAATAAAGATCATGCGCTTTGGCCTGGCTCCTACGCCGAAGTCCACCTCACGACATCGGTCGATCGGCAAGCCTTTATCATTTCGACCAGCGCCCTGGTCTATCAGGAGCAAGCTATGCAAGTGGCCGTAGTGACGGAGGACAACCACGTGCATTTCAAACCTATCACCGTGACACAACTCATGGACAACGTGGTCGAGGTGGCACAGGGGCTTTCCGCGAGCGACCGGGTCGTCAACAATCCCAACGCCACGTTGCTCGAAGGGGACGTCGTGCGCATCGTCACGCCGAGGCCGGGGTATGACCTCGTCACGACAGAAGAGTCCGAGCCAAAGACAGCATCGTCACGGTGA
- a CDS encoding SAM-dependent methyltransferase encodes MAMQLGKVVPFGRSLDEYRLMFGLSEVDLERNIVGVGDGPASFNAEMHVMGKRVVSIDPLFTFSADDIEKQFHAVVDNIIEQVKGTPDDWVWTYHRSPEHLRENRVKVLTRFIADYDVGKRDGRYLVGELPNLEFRNDQFDLALCSHFLFLYSDHFSYEFHLASVLDMLRVAKEVRIFPLMTLTLEPSPYVEPLIRKVESLGYAAGGQSVQYQLQRGGNQMLRITRQTHSALHDDTRKTICR; translated from the coding sequence ATGGCGATGCAACTTGGAAAAGTGGTTCCGTTTGGCCGGTCACTGGACGAATATCGCCTGATGTTCGGATTATCGGAAGTTGACCTCGAACGTAATATTGTAGGGGTTGGAGATGGGCCGGCGAGTTTCAACGCAGAAATGCATGTGATGGGCAAACGTGTCGTCTCGATCGACCCACTATTCACATTCAGTGCGGACGATATCGAAAAACAATTCCATGCCGTGGTTGACAACATCATCGAGCAGGTGAAGGGCACACCTGATGATTGGGTGTGGACATACCATCGTTCACCAGAACATCTACGCGAAAACCGAGTGAAAGTCTTAACTCGCTTCATAGCCGACTATGATGTCGGGAAAAGAGACGGACGATATCTCGTCGGGGAGTTACCGAACCTTGAATTCCGGAACGATCAATTCGATTTGGCACTCTGTTCCCATTTCTTATTTCTCTACTCGGACCACTTCTCCTATGAGTTCCATCTTGCAAGCGTGCTCGACATGCTTCGTGTGGCAAAAGAGGTTCGTATCTTCCCGCTGATGACGCTCACACTCGAGCCTTCCCCCTATGTCGAGCCGCTCATTCGAAAGGTCGAGTCATTAGGATATGCAGCTGGAGGTCAGTCGGTTCAGTATCAGCTTCAACGAGGAGGCAACCAGATGCTACGCATTACGAGGCAAACCCATTCTGCGCTTCACGACGACACGCGAAAGACGATATGCCGGTGA
- a CDS encoding aminomethyltransferase family protein produces the protein MKQSPLHMQHAQLGATFEDVTGWEIPAHYGDVAAEHRAVRHTVGIADLSHRGKLRVTGEDRVKWLQSVISNDILPLQPGQGRYSSFLTHKGKMLTYFRLYMQTEAVMLEDVGEIGDTTFQALRKFLLYGTKAKMENCAESWGLLLISGPKALHVVQSAFGVDVTDVKPVDFVTAQISGHHALVLRTEETGEVDIEVLLPTDGLLAAWTSAMQVGDKYGMRAFGTHTREALRLEAGLPKAGADLNEEIVPPEANLEEKAFSLNKGCYPGQEVVARMDTYGNVRRKLVGLVLKDSVVPSHGAKLYSGDREVGWISSAVHSPQLNKVIAFGFPLRDFSKPGTDLAVEFESGRHPATVQTLPFYAKQ, from the coding sequence ATGAAACAATCCCCCCTTCACATGCAACATGCCCAACTTGGAGCGACGTTTGAGGACGTCACCGGCTGGGAAATACCGGCCCACTATGGCGACGTTGCGGCCGAACATCGTGCCGTCCGCCACACCGTGGGGATAGCCGATCTCTCCCATCGCGGCAAGCTCCGAGTCACGGGCGAGGATCGTGTGAAGTGGCTGCAAAGCGTCATCAGCAACGACATCCTTCCCCTCCAACCAGGGCAAGGCCGTTATTCCAGTTTTTTGACCCACAAAGGCAAGATGCTCACATACTTCCGCCTGTATATGCAGACAGAAGCCGTCATGCTGGAAGACGTCGGCGAGATCGGGGACACCACGTTCCAGGCCCTACGCAAGTTCCTGCTCTACGGGACCAAAGCCAAGATGGAAAACTGTGCCGAGAGCTGGGGGCTGCTGTTGATCAGCGGACCGAAGGCTCTGCATGTGGTGCAATCCGCGTTCGGTGTGGACGTCACGGACGTAAAGCCGGTCGATTTTGTCACCGCACAGATCAGCGGACATCACGCCCTGGTGTTACGCACCGAAGAAACGGGAGAAGTTGATATTGAAGTGCTGCTCCCCACGGATGGCCTCCTAGCCGCTTGGACCAGTGCCATGCAGGTCGGAGACAAGTACGGCATGAGGGCATTCGGAACCCACACGCGAGAAGCCTTGCGCCTCGAAGCGGGCCTCCCGAAGGCCGGAGCTGATTTGAACGAAGAGATTGTGCCCCCAGAAGCTAATCTTGAGGAAAAGGCTTTCAGCCTGAACAAAGGGTGCTATCCGGGACAAGAAGTCGTTGCACGGATGGATACCTACGGCAATGTGCGCCGCAAGCTCGTCGGGCTTGTCCTAAAGGATTCAGTCGTTCCGTCGCATGGAGCCAAACTATACAGTGGTGATCGCGAAGTAGGCTGGATCAGCAGCGCCGTCCATTCACCCCAGCTCAATAAGGTCATTGCCTTCGGATTTCCTCTGCGCGACTTCAGCAAGCCTGGCACGGATCTGGCCGTGGAATTTGAGAGTGGCAGACATCCGGCCACCGTTCAGACCCTGCCCTTCTACGCCAAACAGTAA
- a CDS encoding methyltransferase domain-containing protein, giving the protein MCKGSVLEMACGTGIVTRQLRAHLAPTVALTATDINPGMLDYAQKKPDLKGIEWKQANIANLPFPDASFNVAVCQFGLMFVPDKDRAFREIRRVLVKGGLLTFSVWDRMENNPWGIIAHETVGGFFPENPPQFFKTPCSFYDVDILRSLLTASGFDRINIRSVQKECYSHTAASLTIGLIEGAPILAEIQERGGSPGPIVDAVATALARVGGDNPCRSTMQAIVVTARAKDAANL; this is encoded by the coding sequence CTGTGCAAAGGCTCCGTTCTTGAAATGGCCTGCGGGACCGGTATCGTTACCCGGCAGTTGCGTGCTCATCTGGCGCCGACTGTGGCCCTTACCGCAACCGATATCAATCCCGGCATGCTCGACTATGCGCAGAAGAAACCGGACCTGAAGGGAATTGAGTGGAAACAGGCGAATATCGCGAACCTGCCGTTTCCCGACGCTTCATTTAACGTGGCGGTCTGTCAGTTCGGACTCATGTTCGTGCCGGATAAAGACCGCGCGTTTCGAGAAATACGTCGTGTGCTGGTCAAAGGTGGCTTGCTCACCTTCAGTGTGTGGGATCGGATGGAGAATAACCCCTGGGGCATCATTGCGCATGAGACCGTTGGAGGATTCTTCCCGGAAAATCCGCCGCAGTTTTTCAAAACGCCTTGTAGCTTTTACGATGTCGACATCTTGCGCAGTTTGCTGACGGCAAGTGGATTTGATCGAATCAATATTCGATCAGTCCAGAAGGAATGCTACAGCCACACGGCCGCATCACTGACGATTGGGCTCATCGAAGGCGCGCCGATCCTCGCCGAAATTCAAGAACGCGGTGGTTCTCCCGGACCAATCGTCGATGCAGTGGCGACAGCCTTAGCCCGAGTTGGTGGAGACAACCCATGCCGCTCAACGATGCAAGCTATTGTGGTAACGGCACGAGCGAAGGATGCCGCGAACCTATAA
- a CDS encoding efflux RND transporter permease subunit — protein MNQLVLIALRRPYTFVVLAILIVLFGTLTIQDMPTDVFPYINIPVTSVVWIYNGMLPQKVEGRITYMFERFVTSTVEGIKYLHSHSYYGISITNIFLQDGVDVGRAEADITAIAQNVVKALPPDISPPMIMRLAPSSIPVAMLQVGSDTMTPAELYNLAYMRIRPLLVTVPGVIVPHPYGGQPMQVMVNLDHQQLLARHITPADVHDVLRQQYLILPSGDVKIKQTDWIVQTNASPMKIEDFENIPIKREGNAFVYMRDIGTVRLMGQVQQNAVLVEGKQTVIIVVMKSTEASTLDVVDGIKKMIPRIQKIVPKGVKITLLDDASAFVKDAISDVLHEMLSAGLLVGFIVLVLLGSWRPTVIIATSIPLSILTAIIGLHWLGETINVMTLGGLALAVGILVDDATVMIENIDRHLEMNKPLEDAIIDAANEIVVPTLVATLAIAIVWLPLFRLSGVSSWLFMPMAEAVIIAMLASFILSRTLVPTMAKYLLVKGHQASPERQEHQVGRRTNVTGLMSFFTRFQAGFERRFNRFRQGYEELLEGAVDRRRSFVTISLAVAVGSFSLFYFLGRDYFPEIRSGVIQMHLRAPLGTRIEVSARITSLVAEDIATLLPGQVENVVSNCGLPAGPHNLAFIPTPTIGSQDCDLTILLKDGKSPVWEYRRILRKGLKELYPGTEFTFQPSDLTAKILNFGEPAPIDVQINGPDYYPNYEFARKLVGRLRRIPGASDVVIQQTMRTPTIMVEGRRTFGLEVKKTEKDIADNLLLTTAGSQQVDQIYWLDPATGFSYMINVYIPQPQINSINSLKTIPVGSSGHASDTGVELLGNLASLSPVGTPGVVTHGNIMPLFDIYISAEGRDLGAVLEDVEEITHDMENELPESAEIQIHGQASLMHDAYAELVFGLLAAIVLVYLLIVVNFQSWLDPFIIITALPGALAGIAWSLFLTHTRLSEPALTGAIMCMGTATANSILVVSYARDQLQEHGDALRAAIEAGKTRFRPVLMTASAMILGMVPMATGYSQNAPLGRAVIGGLLVATVFTLFFVPCVYAIIYSRRMARQKASTP, from the coding sequence ATGAACCAGCTTGTCCTCATAGCTCTCCGACGGCCGTACACATTTGTCGTGCTGGCTATTCTGATCGTGCTGTTCGGGACTCTGACGATCCAAGACATGCCGACCGATGTCTTTCCATACATCAATATTCCCGTCACGTCCGTGGTCTGGATCTACAACGGGATGTTGCCGCAGAAGGTGGAAGGGCGCATCACGTATATGTTCGAGCGCTTCGTGACCTCCACGGTGGAAGGGATCAAGTATCTCCATAGTCACTCCTACTACGGCATCAGCATCACCAATATTTTTCTTCAGGACGGCGTGGATGTGGGGCGGGCTGAAGCGGATATCACGGCGATTGCACAGAACGTGGTCAAAGCGCTCCCGCCCGATATCTCCCCTCCCATGATCATGCGTCTTGCCCCATCGTCGATCCCGGTGGCGATGCTGCAAGTGGGTTCCGATACGATGACGCCGGCGGAGCTCTATAACCTCGCCTACATGCGAATCCGACCCCTGCTCGTGACGGTGCCCGGCGTGATCGTGCCGCATCCATACGGGGGCCAGCCCATGCAGGTCATGGTCAACCTCGACCACCAGCAATTGCTCGCCCGCCATATTACCCCGGCCGATGTTCACGACGTGCTCCGGCAACAATACCTCATCCTGCCGTCCGGAGACGTCAAGATCAAGCAGACCGACTGGATCGTCCAGACCAACGCCTCACCGATGAAGATCGAGGACTTCGAGAATATTCCGATCAAACGCGAAGGCAACGCGTTCGTCTACATGCGCGACATCGGCACGGTCCGTCTCATGGGACAGGTGCAACAGAACGCGGTGCTGGTGGAGGGCAAACAGACCGTCATCATCGTCGTGATGAAGAGCACGGAGGCGTCCACCCTGGACGTGGTGGACGGGATCAAAAAAATGATCCCACGTATCCAGAAGATCGTCCCGAAAGGCGTGAAGATCACACTCCTCGATGACGCATCGGCGTTCGTCAAGGACGCGATCTCGGACGTTCTCCACGAAATGTTGTCCGCCGGCCTGCTGGTCGGCTTCATCGTGCTGGTGCTCTTGGGGTCCTGGCGGCCGACGGTGATTATCGCCACCTCGATCCCGCTCTCCATCCTGACCGCCATTATCGGCCTCCATTGGCTCGGGGAGACGATCAATGTGATGACCTTGGGCGGTCTGGCGCTGGCCGTCGGCATCCTGGTCGACGATGCCACCGTGATGATCGAGAATATCGATCGCCATCTCGAAATGAACAAACCGCTGGAGGACGCGATCATCGATGCCGCCAATGAGATCGTCGTCCCGACGCTTGTCGCCACCCTAGCCATCGCGATCGTCTGGTTGCCGCTCTTCAGGCTCAGCGGCGTGTCCAGCTGGCTGTTCATGCCGATGGCGGAGGCGGTCATCATTGCCATGCTCGCCTCCTTCATTCTGTCGCGCACGCTTGTACCGACCATGGCGAAATACTTGCTCGTCAAGGGCCACCAGGCGTCACCGGAACGTCAGGAGCATCAGGTTGGCCGGCGTACCAACGTGACGGGACTGATGAGTTTCTTCACCCGTTTTCAAGCCGGCTTCGAGCGCCGCTTTAATCGATTTCGCCAAGGCTATGAAGAGCTGCTCGAAGGGGCCGTGGATCGTCGTCGCAGCTTCGTCACCATTTCGCTGGCCGTCGCAGTGGGCTCCTTTTCCCTCTTTTACTTCCTGGGACGCGACTACTTCCCCGAGATTCGGTCGGGGGTCATTCAGATGCATCTGCGCGCGCCGCTCGGCACGCGCATCGAAGTGTCGGCACGCATCACTTCGCTTGTCGCCGAAGACATCGCGACGTTGCTGCCAGGTCAGGTGGAAAACGTCGTCAGTAATTGCGGACTGCCGGCCGGACCGCATAACCTTGCCTTCATTCCGACGCCCACGATCGGCTCTCAGGATTGTGATCTGACGATCCTCTTGAAGGATGGCAAGTCGCCGGTGTGGGAGTACCGGCGCATTCTCCGTAAGGGCTTGAAGGAGCTCTACCCAGGGACCGAATTCACCTTTCAGCCTTCCGATCTGACGGCAAAGATCCTCAACTTCGGCGAGCCCGCGCCGATCGATGTGCAGATCAACGGCCCGGATTACTATCCGAACTACGAGTTCGCTCGTAAATTGGTGGGCCGGTTGCGTCGGATTCCAGGCGCCTCGGACGTGGTGATCCAGCAGACGATGCGCACGCCGACCATCATGGTCGAAGGTCGCCGCACGTTCGGCCTTGAGGTGAAGAAGACCGAGAAGGACATCGCAGACAATCTCCTTCTGACGACCGCCGGAAGCCAACAAGTCGACCAGATCTATTGGCTCGATCCCGCAACCGGCTTCTCCTATATGATCAACGTCTACATCCCGCAGCCGCAGATCAACAGCATCAATAGTCTCAAGACCATCCCGGTCGGTTCCTCCGGCCATGCGTCAGATACAGGGGTGGAGCTGCTCGGGAATTTGGCCAGTCTCTCACCGGTGGGAACACCGGGCGTGGTCACGCACGGGAACATTATGCCGTTGTTCGACATCTACATTTCCGCCGAAGGGCGTGACCTCGGCGCGGTGTTGGAGGACGTCGAGGAGATCACTCATGATATGGAGAACGAGTTGCCCGAAAGTGCGGAGATCCAAATCCATGGCCAGGCCTCCCTCATGCATGATGCCTATGCTGAACTGGTCTTCGGTCTGCTCGCCGCGATCGTGCTGGTCTATCTGCTGATCGTCGTCAACTTCCAGTCCTGGCTCGATCCCTTCATCATTATCACGGCTTTGCCCGGCGCACTGGCAGGCATTGCCTGGTCGTTGTTCCTGACCCATACGCGGCTGTCGGAACCGGCACTCACGGGTGCCATCATGTGCATGGGCACGGCGACCGCTAATTCGATCCTCGTTGTCTCCTATGCGCGTGACCAGCTCCAAGAGCATGGTGACGCGCTGCGGGCCGCGATCGAAGCCGGGAAAACCCGCTTTCGTCCTGTGCTCATGACGGCTTCTGCCATGATCCTGGGCATGGTCCCCATGGCGACAGGGTATTCGCAGAATGCACCGCTGGGGCGAGCGGTCATCGGTGGCTTGCTCGTGGCGACGGTCTTTACCCTGTTCTTCGTGCCCTGTGTATACGCGATTATCTACAGCCGGCGAATGGCTCGGCAAAAGGCATCGACCCCATGA
- a CDS encoding group II truncated hemoglobin, whose product MSVGEQEDSVQTTPYHEAGELAGITRLVDEFYVNMDRLPEAETIRSMHPSDLTESRKKLTYFLCGWLGGPKLFQQHYGPISIPGFHKKFPIGHEERDAWLLCMQRALAVQPYSDQFKDYLLAALSIPAERVREVNAGEF is encoded by the coding sequence ATGTCCGTTGGTGAACAGGAAGACAGCGTACAAACCACTCCGTATCATGAGGCAGGTGAACTTGCGGGAATCACTCGCTTGGTGGACGAATTTTACGTCAATATGGACAGGCTGCCTGAAGCCGAAACCATCAGAAGTATGCATCCCTCGGATTTAACTGAATCGCGCAAGAAGCTGACCTATTTCCTGTGCGGCTGGCTTGGTGGTCCCAAGCTGTTTCAGCAGCACTATGGGCCGATCAGCATTCCGGGATTCCACAAAAAGTTTCCCATCGGGCATGAAGAGCGCGATGCCTGGTTGCTCTGCATGCAACGAGCGCTCGCCGTCCAACCCTACAGCGACCAATTCAAAGACTACCTTCTAGCAGCACTCAGCATCCCAGCCGAACGAGTGCGAGAAGTGAACGCAGGAGAGTTCTAG
- a CDS encoding efflux RND transporter periplasmic adaptor subunit, with amino-acid sequence MSLEQMIVRRRGRVIVALVILLCLLYLGYRLYDGKNDAAELRHEPLEETVPAVIVTLPTAVPPTETITLPGNIVGWYEAPIYARVTGYVKMWYTTYGARVKKGDLLAEISTPDLDAEYRKAKADLKSVRARYKLAEVTAKRLIALRSTYAVSEQSITVEEQHMKTQAALVKAAEQKVKNIDAFIGFKKILAPFDGVVVQRNINVGDLVSKEGNLSSPNGITNLFTVAIVDKLRLFVNVPSRFGPFLHPGLTVDVTVPQLPDRHFTFSFLTIARHFEPGTRTATTVFTIDNKDHALWPGSYAQVQITAPVDRQAFTMPYTALVFQEHNAQVAVVTEDDRVHFKRITISKLTNQIIEVEKGLSASDRIINNPSNALLEGDKVRIVTPASDEDRPNTQEPSSEQSSTEGDQGGLS; translated from the coding sequence GTGTCGCTCGAACAGATGATTGTCCGTCGCCGTGGAAGAGTCATTGTCGCTCTAGTGATTCTGTTGTGCTTGCTGTATCTCGGCTACCGCCTTTATGACGGCAAAAACGACGCTGCGGAGCTTCGTCACGAGCCGCTTGAAGAAACCGTCCCTGCCGTGATCGTCACCCTTCCCACGGCGGTGCCGCCGACCGAGACAATTACTCTTCCCGGCAACATTGTGGGCTGGTACGAAGCGCCGATCTACGCGCGGGTCACGGGCTATGTGAAAATGTGGTACACGACCTACGGAGCCCGGGTGAAAAAGGGTGACCTCCTCGCCGAAATCAGCACGCCGGATCTCGACGCCGAATATCGGAAGGCCAAGGCCGATCTGAAATCGGTGCGCGCTAGGTATAAACTCGCCGAAGTGACGGCGAAACGTTTGATCGCGCTGCGCTCAACCTATGCGGTTTCCGAACAGTCGATCACGGTGGAAGAACAGCATATGAAAACCCAGGCGGCTCTGGTCAAGGCAGCCGAGCAAAAGGTCAAGAACATCGACGCGTTCATCGGGTTCAAAAAGATCCTTGCCCCCTTTGACGGCGTGGTCGTCCAGCGCAACATCAATGTCGGTGATTTGGTCAGTAAGGAAGGCAATCTCAGCTCCCCCAACGGGATCACCAACCTCTTTACGGTGGCCATCGTCGATAAATTGCGTCTCTTTGTCAATGTGCCGTCGCGGTTCGGCCCTTTCCTTCACCCGGGCCTGACGGTCGACGTGACGGTGCCGCAATTGCCCGATCGCCATTTTACCTTCAGCTTCCTGACCATCGCCCGTCACTTTGAGCCGGGCACACGCACCGCGACCACGGTCTTCACGATCGACAATAAAGATCATGCGCTTTGGCCCGGCTCTTACGCCCAGGTCCAGATCACGGCACCGGTCGATAGGCAAGCCTTCACGATGCCGTACACCGCGCTGGTGTTTCAGGAGCACAATGCACAGGTGGCCGTGGTGACCGAGGATGACCGCGTCCACTTCAAACGCATCACGATCAGCAAGCTCACGAACCAAATTATCGAAGTGGAAAAGGGGCTTTCCGCAAGCGACCGCATCATCAACAATCCGAGCAACGCATTGCTCGAAGGCGACAAGGTGCGCATCGTCACGCCGGCATCCGACGAAGACCGTCCCAACACGCAAGAACCCTCGTCAGAGCAATCATCCACGGAAGGTGACCAAGGCGGACTCTCTTGA